A genomic window from Streptomyces sp. MST-110588 includes:
- a CDS encoding MarR family transcriptional regulator — protein sequence MTDHVDRVLEQWAAQRPDLDVSPMAVFGRLKRASRLVDAELRRVFAAHDLDAASFDVLATLRRSGPPYRLTPAALMRAAMVTSGAITQRLDRLEARGLVARASSASDGRSVHVLLTDQGRTVIDQALPDHVENEHRLLAALSETEREALAHSLRRLLESLGDTTAR from the coding sequence ATGACCGATCACGTGGACCGCGTACTGGAGCAGTGGGCCGCTCAGCGCCCCGACCTGGACGTGTCACCGATGGCGGTGTTCGGGCGCCTGAAGCGGGCCTCGCGGCTGGTCGACGCCGAACTGCGCCGCGTCTTCGCCGCCCACGACCTCGACGCCGCGTCCTTCGACGTACTCGCCACCCTGCGCCGCAGCGGCCCCCCGTACCGCCTGACCCCCGCCGCGCTGATGCGGGCCGCGATGGTCACCTCCGGCGCCATCACCCAGCGCCTGGACCGCCTGGAGGCACGCGGCCTGGTGGCCCGCGCCTCCAGCGCGTCGGACGGCCGCAGCGTGCACGTACTGCTCACGGACCAGGGCCGTACGGTCATCGACCAGGCTCTGCCCGACCACGTCGAGAATGAACACCGCCTGCTGGCCGCCCTCTCGGAGACCGAACGCGAGGCGCTGGCCCACTCGCTCCGCCGCCTCCTGGAGTCCCTCGGGGACACGACCGCGCGCTGA
- a CDS encoding YhjD/YihY/BrkB family envelope integrity protein, with protein MSADATPMGPMGAAAGASAVPSTAPSADSDSTPDTASKTGSGSAPQSVPETGSGEASDGASVSTTADAARPCGPKSLPSLAECRLAARRTPVSVWNDDVSDWAASLTYYSVLALLPSVIVTVSLVSLTDPASTEDLINHLSSLAPAGSGATVRRALVGMAHQRTAAWMLVGGATVSALWSSCSYLAVFRRALHAMHRVKDDRPPWHKAPRILATALLLLALLISSAVALVVSGPVARTLSRVLDLGAAGEAMWGLLKWPLLLLLGTVLAMVLFRSGPPCSRGVRRAAPGGVLAVLLWLVSSAGFAVYVSYVGTFNRLYGSLAGPVVFLVWLWFSHLSLLSGAQFNVELIRARTGQVPAPRRTS; from the coding sequence ATGAGTGCTGATGCCACCCCTATGGGTCCTATGGGTGCGGCGGCCGGTGCCTCCGCCGTTCCGTCCACCGCACCTTCCGCCGATTCGGACAGCACGCCGGACACCGCGTCGAAGACCGGATCGGGCAGCGCGCCGCAGAGCGTGCCTGAGACCGGCTCGGGCGAGGCGTCGGACGGTGCTTCCGTCTCCACCACTGCGGACGCCGCCCGCCCGTGTGGGCCGAAGTCCCTGCCCAGTCTGGCCGAGTGCCGCCTCGCGGCCCGCCGTACGCCCGTCTCCGTATGGAATGACGACGTGTCGGACTGGGCGGCCAGTCTGACCTACTACTCGGTGCTGGCCCTGCTGCCCTCGGTGATCGTCACCGTCTCGCTGGTCAGCCTGACGGACCCGGCGTCGACCGAGGACCTCATCAACCACCTCAGCTCTCTGGCACCGGCCGGGTCCGGCGCCACGGTCCGCCGCGCCCTGGTGGGCATGGCGCACCAGCGCACCGCCGCCTGGATGCTCGTCGGTGGCGCCACCGTCAGCGCGCTGTGGTCCTCGTGCAGTTACCTGGCGGTGTTCCGGCGGGCCCTGCACGCCATGCACCGGGTCAAGGACGACCGGCCGCCGTGGCACAAGGCGCCTCGTATCCTCGCCACGGCGCTGTTGCTTCTGGCGCTGCTCATCAGCAGCGCGGTGGCCCTGGTGGTCAGCGGCCCGGTCGCGCGCACACTCAGCAGGGTGCTGGACCTCGGCGCGGCGGGCGAGGCGATGTGGGGTCTGTTGAAGTGGCCGCTGCTGTTGCTCCTGGGGACCGTGCTGGCGATGGTGCTGTTCCGTTCGGGACCGCCCTGCTCGCGCGGGGTACGGCGGGCGGCGCCCGGTGGGGTGCTCGCGGTGCTGCTGTGGCTGGTGTCCTCGGCGGGCTTCGCGGTGTACGTCTCCTATGTCGGTACGTTCAACCGGCTGTACGGTTCCCTCGCCGGGCCCGTCGTCTTCCTGGTGTGGCTGTGGTTCTCCCACCTGTCGCTGCTGAGCGGCGCGCAGTTCAACGTCGAGCTGATACGGGCCCGTACGGGCCAGGTGCCGGCTCCTCGCCGAACCTCCTGA
- a CDS encoding nuclear transport factor 2 family protein, translating to MTQPQTQTQTQAAAQFQPQEYEAAVTRYLEAWNATDPADRAKAVAAAFTEDGSYTDPLADVAGHDQLAAVIGAVHEQFPGFRFRQLGAVDGHHHIARFGWELVSPADGSAPVAGSDVITLAADGRIASVHGFLDRVPAA from the coding sequence ATGACGCAGCCCCAGACCCAGACCCAGACCCAGGCCGCTGCCCAGTTCCAGCCGCAGGAGTACGAGGCCGCCGTGACCCGCTACCTGGAGGCGTGGAACGCCACCGACCCGGCCGACCGGGCCAAGGCCGTGGCCGCCGCCTTCACCGAGGACGGCAGCTACACCGACCCGCTGGCCGACGTCGCGGGCCACGACCAGCTCGCCGCCGTCATCGGCGCGGTGCACGAGCAGTTCCCCGGGTTCCGCTTCCGGCAGCTCGGCGCCGTGGACGGGCACCACCACATCGCCCGCTTCGGCTGGGAGCTGGTCTCCCCCGCCGACGGCTCGGCACCGGTCGCCGGCTCCGACGTCATCACCCTCGCCGCGGACGGCCGGATCGCCTCCGTCCACGGCTTCCTGGACCGCGTACCCGCCGCCTGA
- a CDS encoding Asp23/Gls24 family envelope stress response protein, whose protein sequence is MTTNADVTTAGEPRATSGQPAEMSTGTATGARTSTGVATGGTPRTDAGTTVAKSGRTTVDAGSPGHGTPAALRGRTTIADGVVEKIAGMAAREVPGVYALGGGLARRLGAVRGRVPGGGRSAAGLGVKVEVGERQTAVDLDIVVEYGVPITEVAGDIRESVISAVERMTGLEVVEVNVAVVDVRLPGDETEADDEGDGSQSRVR, encoded by the coding sequence ATGACGACCAACGCGGATGTGACCACGGCAGGCGAGCCCCGGGCGACTTCCGGACAGCCCGCTGAAATGTCCACCGGCACGGCCACGGGCGCGAGGACGAGTACGGGCGTGGCCACCGGTGGCACCCCGCGCACGGATGCGGGTACGACGGTCGCGAAGAGTGGGAGGACGACGGTGGACGCCGGCTCGCCGGGCCACGGCACGCCCGCCGCGCTCCGCGGACGGACCACCATCGCCGATGGGGTGGTCGAGAAGATCGCGGGCATGGCGGCCCGCGAGGTACCGGGCGTGTACGCCTTGGGCGGCGGACTGGCCCGTCGGCTGGGGGCGGTACGCGGTCGGGTCCCGGGCGGCGGCCGGTCCGCGGCCGGCCTCGGCGTCAAGGTCGAGGTCGGCGAGCGGCAGACCGCGGTGGATCTGGACATCGTCGTGGAGTACGGCGTGCCCATCACCGAGGTCGCGGGCGACATCCGGGAGAGCGTGATCTCCGCGGTGGAGCGGATGACGGGCCTTGAGGTGGTCGAGGTGAACGTCGCGGTCGTCGATGTACGGCTGCCCGGCGACGAGACGGAGGCCGACGACGAGGGCGACGGCTCCCAGTCCCGCGTCCGGTGA
- a CDS encoding 4a-hydroxytetrahydrobiopterin dehydratase, whose protein sequence is MNDQMDPLTDKEIEDRLAELPGWSVGDGRLTRTYGFDKHVPAAAMVVHVAQLQEELNHHSDLRLGYNTLTVSLSTHSAGDRITERDFELARRIEAVSAGHGAR, encoded by the coding sequence ATGAACGATCAGATGGATCCCCTCACGGACAAGGAGATCGAGGACCGCCTCGCGGAACTGCCCGGCTGGTCGGTGGGCGACGGCCGGCTGACGCGTACGTACGGCTTCGACAAGCACGTACCGGCCGCCGCGATGGTCGTCCACGTCGCCCAGTTGCAGGAGGAGCTGAACCACCACTCCGATCTGCGGCTGGGGTACAACACGCTCACCGTGTCCCTGAGCACACACAGCGCGGGCGACAGGATCACCGAGCGCGACTTCGAACTGGCGCGCAGGATCGAAGCCGTCTCGGCCGGCCACGGGGCACGCTGA
- a CDS encoding EamA family transporter, which produces MPGRRAGILALSALAPAIWGTTYLVTTELLPPGRPLLAAVVRALPAGLVLVLVTRCLPRGIWWWRALVLGALNIGAFFALLFIAAYRLPGGVAATVGAIQPLLVAVLASGFLGERLTPRTAIAAVTGVAGVSLLVLRADARLDGMGVAAAAGGAAVMATGVVLSKRWSSTAPLLATTGWQLVAGGLLLLPVALLVEGLPPAAPTAANLAGYAYLAVIGSALAYTLWFRGIRALSPTHVAFLGLLSPLVATALGWLVLGQGLGPVQALGGLVVLASLVAAQTSRRTVRTSRRTAAAEAGGSVPPPPIATSPPATEPSSSPASEATPFR; this is translated from the coding sequence GTGCCGGGCCGCCGCGCAGGGATCCTCGCGCTGTCCGCGCTGGCGCCCGCGATCTGGGGAACCACCTACCTCGTCACCACCGAACTGCTGCCGCCGGGCCGCCCTCTGCTGGCCGCGGTCGTACGCGCCCTCCCGGCGGGCCTCGTACTCGTCCTCGTCACCCGGTGCCTGCCGCGCGGCATCTGGTGGTGGCGGGCGCTGGTGCTCGGCGCCCTGAACATCGGGGCGTTCTTCGCCCTGCTGTTCATCGCCGCCTACCGGCTCCCGGGCGGGGTCGCCGCGACCGTTGGCGCGATCCAGCCCCTGCTGGTCGCCGTGCTGGCCTCCGGATTCCTCGGCGAGCGGCTGACCCCGCGCACCGCCATCGCTGCCGTCACGGGCGTGGCCGGGGTCAGCCTGCTCGTCCTGCGTGCCGACGCCCGCCTGGACGGAATGGGCGTGGCCGCCGCGGCGGGCGGCGCGGCCGTCATGGCCACCGGGGTCGTCCTGAGCAAGCGGTGGTCCTCCACGGCGCCGCTCCTGGCGACCACCGGCTGGCAACTCGTCGCCGGCGGACTGCTGCTGCTCCCGGTCGCCCTCCTCGTGGAGGGGCTGCCGCCCGCGGCACCGACCGCCGCCAACCTGGCCGGCTACGCCTACCTCGCGGTCATCGGCTCCGCCCTCGCCTACACGCTGTGGTTCCGGGGGATCCGGGCCCTGTCGCCCACCCACGTCGCCTTCCTCGGGCTGCTCAGTCCCCTGGTCGCCACCGCGCTCGGCTGGCTGGTGCTCGGTCAGGGACTCGGCCCGGTCCAGGCCCTGGGCGGCCTCGTCGTCCTGGCCTCCCTCGTCGCGGCCCAGACGTCGCGCCGTACCGTCCGGACGTCGCGCCGTACCGCGGCAGCCGAGGCAGGAGGATCTGTTCCCCCGCCGCCCATCGCGACGTCTCCGCCCGCCACAGAACCGTCCAGCTCACCGGCCTCTGAAGCCACCCCGTTCCGGTAG
- a CDS encoding helix-turn-helix transcriptional regulator encodes MTTVAVSPQITGVGALLREWRDRRRISQLELAIRADSSARHISFIETGRSRPSQEMVLRLAEHLDVPVRERNALLVAAGYAPRFPETSMDAPSMKALRSCMDRLLTGYEPFPALVLDGMYNVQAANRGIMMLMEGVDEELLRPPLNAMRITLHPGGLAPRIRNFLEWRQDLFTQMNRQLAVVRSAPLRALYEEVSGYPLPKGGREVSAVAGNRASFALPMIIEHGGRVLSFISTIATFNTPMDVTVSELALETFLPADPETAEYLKTALG; translated from the coding sequence ATGACAACTGTTGCGGTCTCCCCGCAGATCACGGGCGTGGGCGCGTTGTTGCGCGAGTGGCGGGACCGGCGCCGGATCAGTCAGTTGGAGCTGGCGATCCGCGCCGACTCCTCCGCGCGGCACATCAGCTTCATAGAGACGGGCCGCTCGCGGCCCAGCCAGGAGATGGTGCTGCGGCTCGCCGAGCACCTCGACGTCCCCGTACGGGAGCGCAACGCGCTGCTCGTGGCGGCCGGTTACGCGCCGCGGTTCCCGGAGACGTCGATGGACGCCCCCTCCATGAAGGCGCTGCGCTCGTGCATGGACCGGCTGCTGACGGGGTACGAGCCGTTCCCGGCGCTGGTGCTGGACGGGATGTACAACGTACAGGCGGCCAACCGGGGCATCATGATGCTGATGGAGGGCGTCGACGAGGAGCTGCTGCGCCCGCCGTTGAACGCCATGCGCATCACCCTCCATCCGGGCGGTCTGGCCCCGCGCATCCGTAACTTCCTGGAGTGGCGCCAGGATCTGTTCACGCAGATGAACCGGCAGTTGGCGGTGGTGCGCTCGGCACCGCTGCGCGCGCTGTACGAGGAGGTGAGCGGCTATCCGCTGCCGAAGGGAGGGCGGGAGGTGTCGGCCGTGGCCGGGAACCGCGCGTCGTTCGCACTGCCGATGATCATCGAGCACGGCGGACGGGTGCTGTCCTTCATCTCCACGATCGCCACCTTCAACACCCCTATGGACGTCACGGTCTCCGAGCTGGCGCTGGAGACCTTTCTGCCTGCCGACCCGGAGACCGCCGAGTATCTGAAAACAGCGCTCGGTTGA
- a CDS encoding DUF1266 domain-containing protein yields the protein MATPGWVPPTETERRLCEATARGDWEGQIAAIAGEDLYLAAPQPGQDPLPVYDDPVAGGRCIPVLTRGMLPPWHPQQFFDRVSVEELAQDWPNNKWKLAINPGTPCGAYLPASDAHRAMWLRARAQGGVRPGGLLTTHFGGPLHGPLAHGLACGAPIAVHHSVPWNELGTVFVDHAADAQLLYEQWSVVDPASWRQRLEQLLNGQYVPAETEAALRARAANGPAAEAGTEEAEESAGAAGVAGAAETAGAEEGGTAPEDAEKDSSGTAGAGAAADAIASPADSSGSAGSTDSSGRPGLPALVGTYEDRFRTDGVLPAEGRVVSIVALDLVHAVNLVRWGLGARFCAPPEAEEAVLRAGAQAREVYSSWEEFSAGYVLGRMLAFDNGWFGSHYAEALHIHRVLTQDPSSPWKGLPFNA from the coding sequence GTGGCAACTCCGGGATGGGTACCGCCGACCGAAACCGAACGGCGGCTGTGTGAAGCGACGGCTCGTGGCGACTGGGAAGGGCAGATCGCGGCGATCGCCGGTGAGGACCTCTACCTGGCGGCACCCCAGCCGGGCCAGGATCCGCTACCCGTGTACGACGACCCCGTCGCGGGCGGCAGGTGCATCCCGGTCCTCACGCGCGGCATGCTGCCGCCCTGGCATCCGCAGCAGTTCTTCGACCGCGTCTCGGTCGAAGAACTGGCGCAGGACTGGCCCAACAACAAGTGGAAGCTGGCGATCAATCCGGGTACGCCCTGTGGCGCGTACCTGCCCGCCTCCGACGCGCACCGCGCCATGTGGCTGCGGGCCCGCGCACAGGGCGGCGTACGGCCCGGCGGGCTGCTGACCACGCACTTCGGCGGTCCGCTGCACGGCCCGCTCGCGCACGGGCTGGCGTGCGGCGCACCGATCGCCGTGCACCACAGCGTGCCGTGGAACGAACTGGGCACCGTTTTCGTCGACCATGCCGCGGACGCCCAACTGCTGTACGAACAGTGGTCGGTCGTGGATCCCGCGTCCTGGCGGCAGCGGCTGGAGCAGTTGCTGAACGGGCAGTACGTACCGGCCGAGACCGAAGCGGCGCTGCGCGCCCGCGCCGCGAACGGCCCGGCGGCGGAGGCCGGGACGGAGGAGGCCGAGGAGTCCGCGGGGGCCGCGGGGGTCGCGGGGGCCGCGGAAACGGCTGGGGCTGAGGAAGGGGGCACGGCGCCGGAGGACGCGGAGAAGGACTCCAGTGGTACCGCGGGTGCCGGTGCTGCCGCGGATGCCATCGCAAGTCCCGCCGACTCCTCCGGCTCTGCTGGTTCCACCGACTCCTCCGGTCGCCCCGGACTTCCCGCGCTCGTCGGCACGTACGAGGACCGCTTCCGTACGGACGGAGTGCTGCCCGCCGAGGGCCGGGTGGTCTCCATCGTCGCGCTCGACCTCGTGCACGCCGTGAACCTCGTCCGCTGGGGCCTGGGCGCCCGTTTCTGCGCTCCCCCGGAGGCCGAAGAAGCGGTGCTGCGCGCGGGGGCGCAGGCCAGGGAGGTCTACTCCTCCTGGGAGGAGTTCTCCGCCGGCTACGTACTGGGGCGCATGCTCGCCTTCGACAACGGCTGGTTCGGTTCGCACTACGCCGAGGCGCTGCACATCCACCGCGTGCTCACCCAGGACCCGTCCTCGCCCTGGAAGGGCCTCCCCTTCAACGCCTGA
- a CDS encoding deoxyribodipyrimidine photo-lyase gives METTICLFTSDLRLRDQPVLHAAVRSGARVVPLFVVDCGIADAGFAAPNRAAFLAEALADLDAGLRARGGRLVVRTGESTAVTCEVAAEAGAARVHIAAGVSGYALRRERRLRQALGRAGRELVVHDAVITVVPPGEVVPSGRGRDHFAVFTPYFRQWQRAGLRTVLPAPRAVRVPEEIASEPLPTAQAFAPGGRPSPGIPRGGEGAGRRRLSAWMRSGVAGYEEQQDDLSGDATSRLSPYLHFGCLSPVEVVRLAGDREDAGAEAFVRQLAWRDFHHQVLAARPDAAHTDYRTRHDRWRQDAAEAASEAAAEGDPEATAGVAREIAAWKEGRTGYPVVDAAMRQLLYEGWMHNRARMLVASFLTKTLYVDWRVGARHFLDLLVDGDLANNQLNWQWMAGTGTDSRPHRVLNPLIQAKRFDPYGEYVRRWVPELAGARELLPGAAVHQPWKLPDAARARLDYPEPVVDLATGLARFRHARGLDRA, from the coding sequence ATGGAGACAACGATCTGCCTGTTCACCTCCGACCTGCGGCTGCGCGATCAGCCGGTGCTGCACGCCGCCGTACGGTCCGGTGCCCGGGTCGTACCGCTGTTCGTCGTGGATTGCGGGATCGCGGACGCCGGGTTCGCGGCCCCCAACCGGGCGGCGTTCCTGGCCGAAGCGCTGGCCGATCTCGATGCCGGACTGCGTGCCCGGGGTGGCCGACTGGTGGTCCGTACGGGTGAGAGCACCGCCGTGACCTGCGAGGTCGCCGCCGAGGCCGGGGCGGCGCGGGTGCACATCGCGGCGGGCGTGAGCGGTTACGCGCTGCGCAGGGAACGCCGACTGCGCCAAGCCCTGGGACGTGCGGGGCGCGAACTGGTGGTGCACGACGCCGTGATCACGGTGGTGCCGCCGGGCGAGGTGGTGCCATCGGGCCGCGGCCGGGACCACTTCGCGGTGTTCACTCCGTACTTCCGGCAGTGGCAGCGCGCCGGACTGCGGACCGTGCTGCCCGCGCCGCGCGCCGTACGGGTACCGGAGGAGATCGCCTCCGAGCCGCTGCCGACGGCGCAGGCGTTCGCCCCTGGCGGGCGGCCGTCCCCGGGCATCCCACGGGGTGGCGAGGGGGCGGGGCGCCGGCGCCTCAGCGCCTGGATGCGCTCCGGGGTGGCCGGGTACGAGGAGCAGCAGGACGACCTGTCGGGCGACGCCACCTCGCGGCTCTCCCCGTACCTGCATTTCGGCTGTCTGTCCCCCGTCGAGGTGGTCCGTCTGGCGGGGGACCGGGAGGACGCGGGGGCCGAGGCGTTCGTACGGCAGCTCGCCTGGCGGGACTTCCACCACCAGGTGCTGGCCGCCCGCCCGGACGCGGCACACACCGACTACCGGACGCGGCACGACCGGTGGCGGCAGGACGCGGCGGAAGCCGCTTCGGAGGCCGCCGCAGAGGGCGATCCGGAGGCCACGGCAGGTGTCGCGCGGGAGATCGCGGCATGGAAGGAGGGCCGGACCGGCTATCCGGTGGTGGACGCGGCGATGCGGCAGCTCCTGTACGAGGGGTGGATGCACAACCGGGCCCGGATGCTGGTGGCGAGTTTCCTGACCAAGACGCTGTACGTGGACTGGCGGGTGGGCGCGCGGCACTTCCTGGACCTGCTGGTGGACGGCGACCTGGCGAACAACCAGCTCAACTGGCAGTGGATGGCGGGCACCGGCACCGACTCCCGCCCCCACCGCGTCCTCAACCCGCTGATCCAGGCCAAACGTTTTGACCCGTACGGAGAGTACGTACGCCGCTGGGTGCCGGAGCTGGCCGGAGCCAGGGAGCTGCTGCCGGGCGCGGCGGTGCACCAGCCGTGGAAACTGCCCGACGCGGCCCGCGCGAGGCTGGACTATCCCGAGCCCGTCGTCGACCTGGCCACGGGACTGGCACGGTTCCGGCATGCCAGGGGGCTGGACCGGGCGTAG
- a CDS encoding FAD-dependent oxidoreductase, whose amino-acid sequence MAVLGGGVAGLTAAHELAERGFQVTVYERKPDGLGGKARSMDVPGSARGGRKPLPGEHGFRFIPGIYHNLPDTLRRIPFPGNAHGCHDNLVASTEVMLARTGGREDIRIPFSSLGTPPPVLTPDAFLRMLTGLLETFTNLPAHEIAYFANRLLVFFTSCERRRLEVWERTPWWSFLRAASMSANYQRLLAIGLTRNIVATKAEIASTKTVATCAEAFIFNVLGRGADGEPDRVLNLPTNEAWITPWVNHLRSLGVEFRVGWTVRDLTLAGGRITEAVVDDPRGARRSVQADHFVQAMPVEHARRTWNASVRAADPQLARCDKLETDWMTGIQFYLTEPTPIIHGHVNHIDSPWSLTAVGQAQYWKNRDFRADYGDGVAADCLSVDISEWDRPGILYGRTAKQCTREEVAREVWAQMKAGLNDTGKTVLRDSTLHSWFLDPAVDGLGTPRPTNDEQLLIHPTGTWFNRPSPRTAIPNLFLAGDYVAVDIDLATMEGANASARQAVNALLDAAGSGAGRCEVKRLYRAPEFEALKKHDETRLRWGLPNAFDLG is encoded by the coding sequence GTGGCCGTCCTCGGCGGAGGTGTGGCCGGGCTGACCGCCGCGCACGAACTGGCCGAACGCGGCTTCCAGGTCACCGTCTACGAGCGCAAACCCGACGGACTCGGCGGCAAGGCCCGCAGCATGGACGTCCCCGGCAGCGCGCGGGGTGGCCGCAAGCCGCTGCCCGGCGAGCACGGCTTCCGCTTCATCCCGGGCATCTACCACAACCTCCCGGACACCCTGCGCCGCATCCCCTTCCCCGGGAACGCGCACGGCTGCCACGACAACCTGGTCGCCTCGACCGAGGTGATGCTGGCCCGTACCGGAGGCCGGGAGGACATCCGTATCCCCTTCTCCTCGCTCGGCACTCCCCCGCCGGTGCTGACGCCCGACGCGTTCCTGCGCATGCTGACGGGGCTGCTGGAGACCTTCACCAACCTGCCCGCCCATGAGATCGCCTACTTCGCCAACCGCCTCCTGGTCTTCTTCACCAGTTGTGAGCGGCGCCGGCTGGAGGTGTGGGAGCGCACGCCGTGGTGGAGCTTTCTGCGGGCGGCGTCGATGTCCGCCAACTACCAGCGGCTGCTGGCCATCGGGCTGACCCGTAACATCGTCGCCACCAAGGCGGAGATCGCCTCCACCAAAACCGTCGCGACCTGCGCCGAGGCGTTCATCTTCAACGTTCTGGGGCGGGGTGCGGACGGTGAGCCGGACCGCGTACTGAATCTGCCCACCAACGAGGCGTGGATCACCCCGTGGGTGAACCACCTGCGGTCGCTGGGCGTCGAGTTCCGGGTGGGCTGGACCGTACGGGATCTGACGCTCGCGGGCGGACGGATCACCGAGGCCGTCGTCGACGATCCGCGGGGCGCGCGGCGGTCCGTCCAGGCCGACCACTTCGTCCAGGCGATGCCGGTCGAGCACGCCCGGCGTACGTGGAACGCGTCCGTACGGGCCGCCGACCCGCAACTGGCGCGCTGCGACAAACTGGAGACGGACTGGATGACCGGCATCCAGTTCTATCTGACCGAACCGACGCCCATCATCCACGGGCACGTCAACCACATCGACTCGCCCTGGTCGCTGACGGCGGTCGGGCAGGCGCAGTACTGGAAGAACCGTGACTTCCGCGCGGACTACGGGGACGGGGTGGCGGCGGACTGCCTGTCCGTGGACATCTCCGAGTGGGACAGACCGGGCATCCTGTACGGCCGGACGGCCAAGCAGTGCACCCGCGAAGAGGTGGCGCGCGAGGTGTGGGCGCAGATGAAGGCCGGACTGAACGACACGGGGAAGACGGTCCTGCGGGACTCCACGCTCCACTCGTGGTTCCTGGACCCGGCGGTGGACGGCCTGGGGACGCCCCGGCCCACCAACGACGAGCAGTTGCTGATCCACCCGACGGGCACCTGGTTCAACCGGCCCTCCCCCAGGACCGCGATCCCCAATCTCTTCCTCGCCGGGGACTACGTCGCCGTGGACATCGACCTGGCGACGATGGAGGGCGCCAACGCCTCGGCGCGGCAGGCGGTGAACGCGCTGCTGGACGCGGCCGGGTCCGGCGCCGGCCGGTGCGAGGTCAAGCGGCTCTACCGGGCGCCGGAGTTCGAGGCGCTGAAGAAGCACGACGAGACACGTCTGCGGTGGGGGCTGCCGAACGCTTTCGATCTGGGGTGA